The proteins below are encoded in one region of Lactuca sativa cultivar Salinas chromosome 3, Lsat_Salinas_v11, whole genome shotgun sequence:
- the LOC111893281 gene encoding leucine carboxyl methyltransferase 1 homolog — protein sequence MEKSMGDSRSNRAAVQATNDDASASKLSCVKKKYIKDDYVHLFVRRPVRRSPIINRGYFARWSTFRKILNKFLNCETKSNGDHVKKQILSLGAGFDTTYFQLQDEGKAPHLYVELDFKEVTCKKATIIETSAQLREKISESASICREKGEVISDNYKLLPIDLRDVESLNELISAHMDPSLPTFIIAECVLIYLDPESSRAIVQWASKTFSTSIFFLYEQILPHDAFGQQMIRNLESRGCGLLGIYDTPTLHDKEKLFLERGWQRADAWDMLKIYTSFIDPQERQRIERLELFDEFEEWYMMQEHYCVTIAINDAMGMFENFGFPKDQSVIAAVSP from the exons ATGGAGAAATCCATGGGAGATTCGCGTAGCAACAGAGCAGCTGTTCAAGCTACAAATGACGATGCTTCCGCCAGCAAATT GTCTTGTGTGAAGAAAAAATATATCAAAGATGACTATGTACATTTGTTTGTAAGGAGGCCTGTGAGAAGATCTCCAATTATAAATCGTG GTTACTTTGCTCGTTGGTCAACTTTCCGGAAGATTCTAAATAAATTTCTGAATTGTGAGACAAAATCAAATGGAGATCATGTGAAGAAGCAGATTTTATCATTGGGAGCTGGTTTTGATACAACATACTTTCAGTTGCAG GATGAAGGAAAGGCGCCACATTTATACGTTGAACTAGATTTCAAGGAG GTAACGTGTAAAAAAGCAACAATCATTGAAACTTCTGCTCAATTAAGGGAAAAAATCAGTGAATCAGCCTCGATTTGTCGAG AAAAAGGAGAAGTAATTAGTGATAATTACAAACTTCTACCTATTGATTTGAGAGATGTAGAAAGCTTAAATGAACTCATATCAGCTCATATGGATCCGAG CTTGCCAACATTTATCATTGCAGAATGTGTGTTAATATACTTGGATCCTGAATCAAGTCGTGCTATTGTTCAATGGGCTTCAAAAACTTTTTCTACATCAATATTCTTCTTATACGAGCAG ATTCTTCCACATGATGCTTTTGGACAGCAGATGATCAGAAATTTAGAG AGTCGAGGGTGTGGATTATTGGGCATTTATGATACACCAACATTGCATGAtaaggaaaaacttttccttgaaCGTGGTTGGCag AGAGCTGATGCTTGGGATATGTTGAAGATCTATACAAGCTTCATTGATCCTCAAGAACGTCAAAG GATTGAACGATTGGAATTGTTTGATGAGTTTGAAGAATGGTACATGATGCAG GAGCATTATTGTGTGACTATTGCAATCAATGATGCCATG gGAATGTTTGAGAATTTTGGTTTTCCAAAAGATCAATCGGTGATTGCAGCTGTATCTCCATGA
- the LOC111893277 gene encoding serine/threonine-protein kinase D6PKL2: MKRVHDSQKLPLSRPMPDNILKLPNSHFNLVIEDMNHIKPQTFQDSNRWKEKNSLHDDEEDLMVDINMLKEPDDSYDEIGSTSFSGASHPPEPIDTDLMRPVCVPINQNKPMKLGGPFLEDLSLRENLTPTPTPTPSSPFSISRPSQNPENSPISDEKECVWDASLPPSGNVSPHSSIDSTGVVTSMSTSTYRMSDGMLSIERNFGNTKTTLRGECLESGKTSISRASDSSGLSDDSNWSNFTGSTNKPHKGNDPRWKAILAIRSRDGLLGMSHFRLLRLLGCGDIGSVYQSELSGTRCYFAMKVMDKASLASRKKLSRAQTERDILQLLDHPFLPTLYTHFETDRFSCLVMEYCPGGDLHTLRQRQPGKHFSEYAARFYAAEVLLGLEYLHMLGVVYRDLKPENVLVREDGHIMLSDFDLSLRCTVSPTLVKSSSLDSDPSKRPANPFCVQPACIEPTSVCIQPACFLPRFFPQKNKKRTPKPRSDPTPLFGHLPELVAEPTAARSMSFVGTHEYLAPEIIKGEGHGSAVDWWTFGIFLHELLYGRTPFKGAGNRATLFNVVGQQLRFPDSPATSYASRDLIRGLLVKEPQHRLGVKRGATEIKQHPFFEGVNWALIRCSTPPEVPRPVEPESPGKFGQVEPVGPGGLGNNSKRMVGTGVKPGGKYLDFEFF, encoded by the exons ATGAAAAGGGTTCATGATTCACAGAAGCTTCCCCTTTCAAGGCCGATGCCTGATAATATTCTCAAACTCCCAAATTCACACTTCAATTTGGTCATAGAAGACATGAATCATATAAAGCCACAAACTTTTCAAGATTCCAACAGATGGAAAGAAAAGAACTCATTACACGATGATGAAGAAGATCTGATGGTAGATATAAACATGTTGAAAGAACCCGATGATTCTTATGATGAAATCGGCTCCACCTCTTTCTCAGGTGCTAGCCACCCCCCTGAACCCATTGACACGGATCTAATGCGACCCGTTTGTGTCCCAATCAATCAAAACAAACCCATGAAACTTGGTGGGCCCTTTTTAGAAGATCTTTCACTTCGCGAAAACTTaacaccaacaccaacaccaacaccatCTTCGCCATTTTCCATCTCACGCCCCTCACAAAACCCCGAAAACTCACCAATTTCAGACGAAAAAGAGTGCGTGTGGGACGCATCTTTGCCCCCGAGTGGAAATGTTAGCCCACATAGTAGCATTGATAGTACGGGAGTCGTAACATCCATGAGCACAAGTACATACCGAATGAGCGACGGAATGCTAAGCATCGAACGAAATTTCGGAAATACCAAAACTACCCTTCGTGGGGAGTGTTTAGAAAGTGGGAAAACGAGTATTAGTCGAGCTAGTGATAGTAGTGGGCTTAGTGACGATAGTAATTGGAGTAACTTCACGGGGAGTACAAACAAGCCTCATAAAGGGAATGATCCGAGGTGGAAGGCGATTCTTGCAATTAGGTCAAGAGATGGGCTTTTGGGTATGAGTCATTTTAGGTTGCTTAGATTGTTAGGTTGTGGTGATATCGGGAGTGTGTATCAATCCGAGTTGAGTGGGACCCGTTGCTATTTTGCAATGAAAGTGATGGATAAAGCATCGCTCGCTAGTAGAAAGAAGCTTTCTAGGGCTCAAACCGAAAGAGATATTCTACAATTGCTTGATCATCCGTTTTTGCCGACTTTATATACTCATTTTGAAACCGATAGATTCTCGTGTTTGGTTATGGAGTATTGCCCCGGAGGTGATTTGCATACGTTGAGACAACGACAACCCGGAAAACATTTCTCCGAATACGCCGCAag gTTTTATGCGGCGGAGGTGTTACTAGGGCTCGAGTATCTCCACATGCTTGGAGTTGTATACCGCGATTTAAAACCCGAAAATGTTTTAGTCCGCGAAGATGGTCACATAATGTTATCCGATTTTGACCTTTCTTTAAGATGCACCGTATCCCCAACCCTAGTAAAATCATCTTCACTAGACTCCGACCCATCAAAACGACCCGCGAACCCGTTTTGTGTCCAACCCGCATGCATCGAGCCGACATCCGTATGCATCCAACCCGCGTGTTTCCTCCCCCGTTTCTTCcctcaaaaaaacaaaaaacgaaCCCCAAAACCACGATCCGACCCGACCCCACTCTTCGGTCACCTGCCCGAGCTCGTGGCGGAGCCTACAGCTGCCCGTTCCATGTCATTCGTCGGGACCCACGAATACTTAGCGCCCGAAATCATCAAAGGTGAAGGACACGGAAGCGCGGTTGATTGGTGGACATTTGGAATCTTTTTACACGAACTTTTATACGGGCGGACCCCGTTTAAGGGTGCGGGCAACCGGGCAACTTTGTTCAatgttgtcgggcagcagctccGGTTCCCGGACTCACCGGCTACAAGCTACGCGAGCCGGGATTTGATTAGAGGGTTGTTGGTTAAGGAACCGCAACACCGGTTAGGTGTGAAACGAGGGGCTACCGAGATTAAACAACATCCGTTTTTTGAAGGTGTGAATTGGGCTTTGATTCGGTGTAGTACACCGCCCGAAGTGCCCAGACCGGTTGAGCCCGAGAGTCCCGGGAAGTTCGGGCAGGttgaaccggtcgggccgggcgGGTTGGGCAACAATAGTAAAAGAATGGTTGGGACTGGTGTTAAGCCTGGAGGTAAATATCTTGATTTCGAGTTCTTTTAG